A section of the Prochlorococcus sp. MIT 1341 genome encodes:
- a CDS encoding tetratricopeptide repeat protein: MVQPLQASSSLGVKQKFETALQTTNDGDFPKALILWNEVLEMTPNDSAALSNRGNVRLVLGDPNGAILDQTNALKLSPFEIDPHLNRGIAEEALKDWDSAIIDYKWILEREPDNASALYNLANVSGFKGDWDQAKALFSQAAFARPGFALARSSKALSDYQLEQFDDAEVELRNLIRRYPMMADARAALSALLWRKGFYGEAESNWAAASGLDNRYRQRDWLLKIRRWPPRPTEDLMAFLALEKP, from the coding sequence ATGGTCCAACCCTTACAGGCTTCGTCTTCTCTAGGAGTAAAACAAAAGTTTGAAACAGCTCTTCAAACTACTAATGATGGTGATTTCCCTAAAGCACTGATTCTTTGGAATGAGGTTCTGGAAATGACACCGAATGATTCTGCTGCTTTGAGTAATCGTGGAAATGTTCGTTTGGTGCTTGGTGATCCAAATGGCGCGATTCTTGATCAGACAAATGCTTTGAAGTTGAGCCCTTTTGAAATAGATCCGCATCTAAATCGTGGGATTGCGGAAGAGGCTCTTAAAGATTGGGACTCGGCAATTATCGATTACAAATGGATACTCGAAAGAGAGCCTGATAATGCTTCTGCTCTTTATAATCTCGCAAATGTTTCTGGCTTCAAGGGTGATTGGGACCAAGCGAAGGCATTATTTAGTCAGGCTGCTTTTGCCAGACCTGGCTTCGCTTTGGCTCGTTCTAGTAAGGCTTTGTCTGATTATCAGTTGGAGCAATTTGATGATGCAGAAGTTGAGCTAAGAAATCTCATTAGAAGGTATCCGATGATGGCAGATGCCCGTGCTGCTCTAAGTGCTTTGTTATGGCGAAAAGGGTTTTATGGTGAAGCGGAAAGCAATTGGGCGGCTGCTTCAGGCCTTGACAATCGCTATAGGCAACGTGATTGGCTATTGAAGATTCGTCGTTGGCCACCTCGACCTACCGAGGATTTGATGGCTTTTCTAGCTTTAGAGAAACCATGA
- a CDS encoding amidohydrolase: MSNFSSSSFATELEKIQSELLEIRRHLHAHPELSGEEHQTAALVAGDLRSHGWEVREAVGRTGVLAEFGPDTGPLVGVRVDMDALPVEERTGLPYSSKRIGLMHACGHDLHTCIGIGIGRLLAQEASLSARVRLLFQPAEELAQGARWMKEDGAINNLEALFGVHVCPSLPVGTIGVKGGLLTAEAGELEIEVFGEGGHGARPHESIDAIWIAARVVAGLQEAISRRLDALNPIVISFGRIEGGKAFNVIADRVRLLGTVRCLDSSLTESLPIWIEEIVQGICSTFGATAVVRYRRIAPPVYNDPELTSILEKAAIEVLGQEKVLQLDRPSLGAEDFAELLVTVPGTMFRLGVAGKTGCAPLHNGNFCPEESSLFFGIRVIMATLLAWMKIN; encoded by the coding sequence ATGAGTAATTTTTCTTCGTCCTCTTTTGCTACAGAGCTTGAGAAAATTCAGTCTGAATTACTAGAAATCCGGAGACATTTGCATGCGCATCCTGAGTTAAGTGGTGAGGAGCATCAAACTGCCGCATTAGTTGCTGGTGATCTTAGAAGTCATGGTTGGGAAGTTCGAGAGGCTGTTGGTCGAACAGGTGTCCTGGCTGAGTTTGGACCTGATACAGGACCATTAGTTGGCGTTCGAGTGGATATGGATGCATTGCCTGTTGAAGAAAGAACAGGTTTGCCATATTCCTCTAAACGAATCGGATTAATGCATGCTTGTGGTCATGATTTACATACTTGTATAGGCATTGGCATTGGCAGACTTCTTGCCCAAGAAGCTTCGTTATCTGCACGGGTCCGTTTGTTATTTCAACCAGCAGAAGAATTAGCTCAGGGCGCGAGATGGATGAAAGAAGATGGAGCGATTAATAATCTAGAGGCTCTTTTTGGGGTTCACGTTTGCCCATCTTTACCCGTCGGTACGATTGGTGTGAAAGGTGGTCTTTTGACAGCTGAAGCTGGTGAATTGGAAATTGAAGTTTTCGGAGAAGGAGGGCATGGAGCAAGACCTCATGAGTCAATTGATGCGATATGGATTGCAGCAAGAGTTGTAGCAGGTCTCCAAGAGGCCATTAGTAGACGTTTGGATGCTTTGAATCCAATTGTGATTAGTTTTGGTCGAATTGAAGGAGGGAAAGCTTTTAATGTGATTGCAGATCGTGTTCGTTTACTTGGGACAGTTCGTTGTTTAGATTCTTCATTAACGGAAAGTTTGCCTATATGGATTGAAGAAATTGTTCAGGGCATTTGTTCTACTTTTGGAGCTACAGCTGTTGTTAGGTATCGAAGAATTGCTCCACCTGTTTATAACGACCCGGAACTTACATCTATTTTAGAAAAGGCTGCTATTGAGGTATTAGGGCAAGAAAAGGTGTTGCAGCTAGATAGGCCTTCGCTTGGTGCAGAGGATTTTGCAGAGCTTTTAGTGACTGTTCCTGGCACGATGTTTCGTTTAGGAGTCGCAGGAAAGACTGGATGTGCTCCTTTACATAATGGTAATTTTTGTCCAGAGGAAAGCAGTTTATTTTTTGGCATTCGAGTAATAATGGCTACTTTGTTAGCTTGGATGAAAATAAATTAA
- a CDS encoding DUF3188 domain-containing protein: MSRSFKLLSNIWLSLAAPLLILISIFGLTQRHETNRLQSLPAFLVGTGLIVSSAASRKLRRSKILLALRDVDGKGL; encoded by the coding sequence TTGTCGCGATCTTTCAAACTCCTGAGTAACATTTGGCTCTCACTTGCAGCACCTCTGCTCATTTTGATTTCTATTTTTGGCTTAACTCAGAGGCATGAGACCAATCGACTGCAATCATTGCCTGCGTTTTTGGTAGGAACTGGGTTGATTGTTAGTAGTGCAGCTAGTAGAAAGCTTCGACGTTCAAAAATCTTGTTGGCATTAAGAGATGTTGATGGAAAGGGTCTATGA
- the thiC gene encoding phosphomethylpyrimidine synthase ThiC, with protein MRASWISARKGKANVSQLHFARQGMVTEEMSYVAQREQLPESLVREEVARGRMIIPANINHINLEPMAIGIASSCKVNANIGASPNASDVKEELKKLQLAVKYGADTVMDLSTGGVNLDEVREAIIKASPVPIGTVPVYQALESVHGSIEKLSEDDFLHIIEKHCKQGVDYQTIHAGLLIEHLPKTKGRLTGIVSRGGGILAQWMLYHHKQNPLFTRFEDICEIFKQYDCSFSLGDSLRPGCLHDASDEAQMAELKTLGELTKVAWKHDVQVMVEGPGHVPMDQIEFNVRKQMEECDEAPFYVLGPLVTDIAPGYDHITSAIGAAMAGWYGTAMLCYVTPKEHLGLPNPDDVREGLIAYKIAAHAADVARHRAGARNRDDQLSRARYAFDWNKQFDLSLDPERAREYHDETLPADIYKEAEFCSMCGPKHCPMQTKISDDDIDELEKVLKADCDLDSVSLKMSTER; from the coding sequence ATGCGAGCATCCTGGATTTCTGCACGGAAAGGTAAAGCCAATGTTTCTCAATTGCATTTCGCAAGACAAGGAATGGTCACAGAAGAGATGTCTTATGTGGCGCAACGAGAGCAATTGCCAGAATCTCTAGTTAGGGAAGAGGTGGCTAGAGGCAGGATGATTATTCCTGCCAACATCAATCATATAAATCTTGAGCCTATGGCAATTGGGATTGCTTCTAGCTGCAAGGTCAATGCAAATATTGGTGCATCTCCAAATGCGAGTGATGTGAAGGAGGAGCTCAAAAAACTTCAACTTGCTGTGAAGTATGGAGCTGATACTGTTATGGATTTATCAACGGGGGGAGTGAATCTTGACGAGGTTAGAGAGGCCATTATCAAGGCTTCACCTGTTCCTATAGGCACTGTTCCTGTCTATCAAGCATTAGAAAGTGTGCATGGCTCGATTGAGAAATTATCTGAAGATGATTTCCTTCATATCATTGAAAAACATTGCAAGCAGGGAGTTGATTATCAGACTATTCATGCAGGATTACTTATTGAACATCTTCCAAAAACTAAAGGCCGTCTTACTGGAATAGTTAGTAGGGGTGGAGGAATCCTTGCGCAATGGATGCTTTATCACCATAAACAAAATCCTCTGTTTACAAGGTTTGAGGATATTTGTGAGATCTTCAAGCAATATGACTGTTCTTTTTCCTTGGGAGATTCACTTCGTCCAGGCTGTCTTCATGATGCTTCAGATGAAGCTCAAATGGCAGAGTTGAAAACCTTAGGTGAATTGACAAAAGTTGCCTGGAAGCATGATGTGCAGGTCATGGTCGAAGGTCCTGGACATGTTCCAATGGATCAAATTGAGTTCAACGTTCGTAAGCAAATGGAGGAGTGTGATGAAGCTCCTTTTTATGTACTTGGACCTTTAGTTACAGATATTGCTCCCGGTTATGACCACATTACTAGTGCTATTGGGGCGGCGATGGCAGGGTGGTATGGCACAGCAATGTTGTGCTATGTCACTCCAAAAGAACATCTAGGTCTTCCTAATCCTGACGATGTAAGAGAGGGGTTGATTGCTTATAAAATTGCTGCTCATGCGGCAGACGTTGCACGACATAGGGCAGGTGCACGCAATCGTGATGATCAATTAAGTCGAGCTCGTTATGCTTTTGATTGGAATAAGCAGTTTGATTTATCTCTAGATCCTGAGCGGGCACGGGAATACCATGATGAGACTTTACCTGCTGATATTTATAAAGAGGCTGAATTTTGTTCGATGTGTGGACCAAAGCATTGTCCTATGCAGACCAAGATCTCCGATGATGATATTGATGAGTTAGAGAAAGTTCTTAAGGCTGATTGCGACTTAGATTCGGTTTCCCTTAAGATGAGTACCGAGAGATAA
- a CDS encoding UDP-glucuronic acid decarboxylase family protein, whose amino-acid sequence MHSQKQDKIMANKNTYHRNLVTGGAGFLGSHLIDKLMHQGEEVICLDNYFTGIKANVSQWIGHPRFELIRHDVTEPIRLEVDRIWHLACPASPIHYQFNPIKTAKTSFLGTYNMLGLARRVGARLLFASTSEVYGNPEIHPQPETYKGSVNTLGTRSCYDEGKRIAETLCFDYKRMHNTEIRLIRIFNTYGPRMLPKDGRVISNFVTQALRNEPITIYGDGNQTRSFCYVDDLIEGMVLLMNGQYEGPVNMGNPEEFTIRELAELIRSKVNPQLRLIMKPLPSDDPLKRQPIIELAKKELEWEPKINLNEGLNKTIKWFKEHLID is encoded by the coding sequence ATGCACAGTCAAAAACAAGATAAAATTATGGCAAACAAAAATACCTATCATAGAAATCTTGTAACTGGAGGAGCAGGATTTCTAGGTTCACATCTAATAGATAAGCTAATGCATCAAGGCGAAGAGGTTATCTGTTTAGACAACTATTTTACTGGTATAAAAGCTAATGTCTCGCAATGGATTGGACATCCGCGTTTCGAATTAATCCGTCATGATGTAACCGAACCAATTCGTCTGGAAGTTGACAGAATTTGGCATTTAGCCTGTCCAGCATCTCCTATCCATTACCAATTCAATCCAATTAAAACTGCCAAAACAAGTTTTCTTGGAACATACAATATGCTTGGCCTAGCAAGAAGGGTTGGAGCGAGGCTTTTATTTGCCAGCACAAGCGAAGTATATGGTAATCCTGAGATACATCCTCAACCAGAAACCTATAAAGGGTCAGTCAATACTCTAGGAACAAGAAGTTGTTATGACGAAGGGAAAAGAATCGCTGAGACTCTTTGCTTTGACTACAAAAGAATGCACAATACAGAAATAAGGTTGATCAGAATCTTTAATACATATGGACCAAGAATGCTCCCCAAGGATGGACGAGTTATCAGTAATTTTGTAACCCAAGCCTTGAGAAATGAGCCAATTACTATCTATGGAGATGGAAATCAGACAAGATCATTCTGTTATGTAGATGATCTTATTGAAGGTATGGTTCTACTTATGAATGGTCAATATGAAGGTCCTGTCAATATGGGTAACCCTGAAGAATTTACAATTAGAGAATTAGCTGAATTAATACGTTCAAAAGTTAACCCACAACTACGCCTTATAATGAAGCCCCTACCAAGCGATGACCCACTGAAAAGACAGCCTATTATCGAATTAGCGAAAAAAGAGCTGGAGTGGGAGCCTAAGATCAATCTTAATGAAGGTTTAAATAAAACTATAAAGTGGTTCAAAGAACACTTGATTGACTAA
- the tkt gene encoding transketolase, which translates to MVAAPASLDTLCVNSIRMLAVDAVNKSNSGHPGLPMGCAPMGYALWDKFLSHNPKNPNWFNRDRFVLSAGHGCMLLYALLHLTGYESVSIEDIKQFRQWGSRTPGHPETFETAGVEVTAGPLGAGISNAVGLAIAEAHLAAKFNKVDSTIVDHFTYVVMGDGCNQEGVSAEACSLAGHLKLGKLIALYDDNQITIDGRTDVSFTEDVLKRYEAYGWHVQHVKDGNSDINSIAKAISEAKSVIDKPSIIKISTTIGYGSPNKSDTAGVHGAPLGEEEAALTRKQLDWNFPPFEIPQEVYDQFRQAIQKGELAESKWNESLANYRQKYPQEAKEFERMLRGELPKDWDKNLPTYTENDKGLATRKHSQICLGELGPNLPELIGGSADLTHSNYTDIKGETGSFQAETPNKRYLHFGVREHAMAAILNGIAYHKSGLIPYGGTFLVFADYMRGSMRLSALSELGVIYVLTHDSIGVGEDGPTHQPIETIPSLRAIPNMLVFRPGDGNETSGAYKVAIKNRNRPSSLCLSRQGMANQVNSSIDKVALGGYVLVDCESKPDLILIGTGSELDLCVQASKQLSSEGHNVRVVSMPCVELFEEQSTEYKEAVLPNSIRKRLVVEAAESFGWHKYIGLDGDSITMGSFGASAPGGTCMEKFGFTVENVITKAKALLG; encoded by the coding sequence ATGGTCGCAGCGCCCGCTTCCCTTGACACACTCTGCGTTAACAGCATCAGGATGCTCGCAGTAGATGCTGTAAACAAGTCCAATAGCGGCCATCCAGGCCTTCCTATGGGCTGCGCTCCAATGGGTTATGCCCTCTGGGATAAATTTCTTAGCCACAATCCCAAAAATCCTAATTGGTTTAATCGCGATCGCTTTGTCCTATCCGCTGGTCATGGCTGCATGCTGCTATATGCACTGCTTCACCTAACTGGCTATGAATCAGTCTCAATAGAAGACATAAAGCAATTCAGACAATGGGGGTCTCGCACACCAGGCCACCCAGAAACATTTGAAACAGCCGGAGTAGAAGTTACAGCGGGTCCACTAGGCGCTGGCATATCTAATGCTGTGGGCTTAGCCATTGCAGAGGCACATCTCGCTGCAAAATTCAACAAAGTTGACTCAACAATTGTTGATCATTTCACATACGTAGTAATGGGAGATGGATGCAATCAAGAAGGTGTATCGGCTGAAGCATGCTCATTAGCTGGTCATCTTAAATTAGGAAAATTAATAGCGCTTTATGATGACAACCAAATAACTATTGATGGACGTACAGATGTATCATTTACGGAAGATGTTTTAAAGCGTTATGAAGCCTATGGCTGGCATGTTCAACATGTAAAGGATGGAAATAGTGACATCAATTCGATTGCAAAAGCTATTTCAGAAGCAAAATCAGTCATCGATAAACCTTCGATCATAAAAATAAGTACAACTATTGGATATGGTTCGCCTAATAAAAGTGATACTGCAGGTGTACATGGTGCTCCCCTCGGAGAGGAGGAAGCAGCCCTTACAAGAAAACAACTGGATTGGAATTTTCCACCATTTGAGATTCCTCAGGAAGTCTATGATCAATTCAGGCAAGCAATTCAAAAAGGTGAATTAGCTGAGTCTAAATGGAATGAGTCCCTAGCTAATTACCGTCAGAAATATCCTCAGGAAGCAAAAGAATTTGAAAGAATGCTACGTGGAGAACTACCAAAAGACTGGGATAAAAATCTTCCAACCTATACCGAAAATGACAAAGGGCTTGCAACCCGTAAACACTCGCAAATATGCCTTGGAGAATTAGGGCCAAATCTACCCGAATTAATCGGCGGATCAGCAGATCTTACTCATTCAAATTACACTGACATTAAAGGTGAGACAGGATCTTTTCAAGCAGAAACTCCGAACAAACGTTATTTACACTTTGGGGTAAGAGAACATGCAATGGCAGCAATTCTCAATGGAATTGCATATCACAAAAGTGGGCTAATTCCTTATGGGGGAACATTCCTTGTCTTTGCTGACTACATGAGAGGTTCTATGCGCCTTTCAGCTCTCAGCGAATTAGGTGTTATCTATGTACTAACTCATGACTCAATAGGAGTGGGGGAAGATGGTCCAACTCATCAACCAATAGAAACAATTCCATCGCTCAGAGCAATTCCAAACATGCTCGTTTTCCGACCTGGTGATGGCAACGAAACAAGTGGGGCGTACAAAGTAGCCATCAAGAATCGAAACCGTCCTAGCTCTCTTTGTTTAAGCAGACAAGGTATGGCAAATCAAGTGAATTCTTCTATAGACAAAGTTGCACTAGGTGGATATGTACTAGTTGATTGTGAAAGCAAGCCTGATCTAATTTTAATAGGAACAGGAAGCGAGCTTGATCTATGTGTTCAAGCAAGCAAACAACTATCTTCTGAAGGGCACAATGTAAGGGTTGTTTCAATGCCTTGTGTTGAACTTTTTGAAGAGCAATCTACAGAATACAAAGAGGCAGTATTGCCAAATTCAATAAGAAAAAGACTGGTTGTTGAAGCTGCAGAATCATTCGGCTGGCATAAATATATTGGCCTTGATGGTGACAGTATTACGATGGGGAGCTTTGGTGCATCTGCTCCAGGTGGAACTTGTATGGAAAAATTTGGATTCACTGTAGAAAATGTAATTACCAAAGCCAAAGCTCTTCTTGGTTAA
- the fabF gene encoding beta-ketoacyl-ACP synthase II — protein sequence MVEGLHRVVVTGLGAITPIGNSVKAYLDGLTSGRNGVTAITLFDAAAHACRFAAEVKDFDPTTFIEPKESKRWDRFSKFGVIAAKQAIQDSGLTISDKNAPRIGVIIGSGVGGLLTMESQAHVLAEKGPGRVSPFTVPMMIPNMATGLAAIALGAKGPSSAVATACAAGSNAIGDAFRLLQLGKADAMICGGAEASITPLGVAGFASAKALSFRNDDPCSASRPFDAERDGFVIGEGAGILVLETLENAQSRGATIHAEIVGYGTTCDAHHITSPTPGGIGGAEAMRLALQDGKLNHQEVDYINAHGTSTPANDSNESAAIKKVFGDKAKQLPVSSTKSMTGHLLGGSGGIEAVACVLALKHQVIPPTINYSNPDPDCDLDYVPNTARESSLKVVLSNSFGFGGHNVCLAFRRMS from the coding sequence ATGGTGGAGGGTCTCCATCGCGTTGTGGTCACAGGCCTCGGTGCGATAACGCCGATCGGGAATAGCGTCAAGGCCTATCTAGATGGCCTTACTTCAGGTCGCAATGGCGTAACAGCAATCACCTTATTTGATGCTGCTGCCCATGCATGTCGTTTTGCTGCAGAGGTCAAGGACTTTGATCCAACAACCTTTATTGAGCCAAAAGAATCGAAAAGATGGGATCGATTCTCAAAATTTGGCGTAATTGCTGCAAAACAAGCTATCCAAGATTCAGGGTTAACTATTAGTGACAAAAATGCTCCACGTATTGGAGTCATTATTGGATCTGGCGTGGGTGGCTTATTAACGATGGAAAGTCAAGCCCATGTCCTCGCCGAAAAAGGTCCTGGTCGAGTAAGCCCTTTCACCGTGCCCATGATGATCCCAAACATGGCCACGGGTCTTGCCGCAATAGCATTGGGAGCGAAAGGTCCTAGTTCTGCAGTTGCTACTGCATGTGCTGCTGGTTCCAATGCTATTGGCGATGCTTTTCGATTGCTTCAACTTGGAAAAGCAGATGCAATGATTTGTGGTGGTGCCGAAGCAAGCATTACCCCTCTTGGGGTAGCAGGTTTTGCTAGTGCCAAAGCCTTATCTTTCCGAAATGACGATCCTTGCTCGGCTAGCAGACCTTTTGATGCTGAACGAGATGGTTTCGTGATTGGAGAAGGAGCAGGTATTTTGGTCCTCGAAACCCTTGAAAATGCACAATCAAGAGGAGCAACAATTCATGCAGAAATTGTTGGCTATGGGACCACTTGCGATGCTCATCACATCACATCCCCAACACCTGGTGGAATCGGTGGTGCTGAAGCAATGCGTTTAGCCCTTCAAGACGGAAAACTCAACCACCAAGAGGTTGATTACATCAACGCTCATGGAACGAGTACTCCTGCCAATGACAGCAATGAAAGTGCCGCTATCAAAAAAGTCTTCGGTGATAAAGCCAAACAACTTCCAGTTAGTTCAACAAAATCTATGACTGGCCATCTTCTTGGTGGGTCTGGTGGGATTGAAGCAGTGGCATGTGTGCTTGCGCTAAAGCACCAAGTAATCCCACCAACAATCAATTACTCCAATCCTGATCCCGACTGTGATCTGGACTACGTGCCTAATACTGCAAGAGAAAGCAGCCTAAAAGTAGTGCTGTCGAACTCATTTGGGTTCGGAGGCCACAACGTCTGCCTTGCATTCCGAAGGATGTCCTAA
- the acpP gene encoding acyl carrier protein, producing the protein MSQEEILEKVRSIVAEQLSVEAGEIKPASNFQNDLGADSLDTVELVMALEEAFDIEIPDEAAEGIATVGDAVKYIEDKQS; encoded by the coding sequence ATGTCCCAGGAAGAGATTCTCGAAAAAGTACGTTCCATCGTTGCTGAGCAACTCAGCGTAGAAGCTGGCGAAATCAAGCCTGCGTCTAACTTTCAAAACGACCTAGGTGCCGACTCCCTCGACACTGTTGAACTTGTAATGGCTCTTGAGGAGGCATTTGATATAGAAATCCCTGACGAGGCTGCCGAAGGTATCGCCACTGTCGGGGATGCTGTCAAGTACATCGAAGACAAGCAATCCTAA
- the psaC gene encoding photosystem I iron-sulfur center protein PsaC encodes MSHSVKIYDTCIGCTQCVRACPLDVLEMVPWDGCKAGQIAASPRTEDCVGCKRCETACPTDFISIRVYLGDETTRSMGLAY; translated from the coding sequence ATGTCTCATTCAGTCAAGATTTACGACACCTGCATTGGTTGTACACAGTGCGTTAGAGCTTGCCCTCTTGATGTTTTGGAGATGGTTCCATGGGACGGCTGTAAGGCTGGTCAAATTGCAGCCTCTCCAAGAACAGAAGATTGTGTTGGTTGTAAGCGTTGTGAAACTGCGTGCCCCACAGACTTCATAAGTATTAGGGTTTATTTGGGAGATGAAACAACCCGAAGTATGGGTTTAGCGTATTGA
- the glmS gene encoding glutamine--fructose-6-phosphate transaminase (isomerizing) → MCGIVAVIGSREAAPLLLEGLKQLEYRGYDSAGLATVTSSSKGTDGILTCQRAEGKLVNLTALVEQKGSAGHLGIGHTRWATHGKPEERNAHPHRDTSGNIAVVQNGIIENHRTLRKDLEAEGVTFTSETDTEVIPHLIARELDRLQMEGRIASGASLLAAVQRASMQLTGAYALAVVWSKAPEALIVARRQAPLLIGLGEGEFLCASDTPALAGFTRTILPMEDGEIALLTPLGIELYDSEGNRKQRSPTLLRGYEHVADRRHFRHFMLKEIHEQPEIAELWVTRNLPEGLSPRNPVALPFDEAFYEGIDRVQILACGTSRHAALVGAHLLEQFSGIPTSVFYASEFRYAPPPLEPNTLTIGVTQSGETADTLAALLMEADRRDAHGDKAFASRQLGVTNRPESSLARQVSNVLDIGAGIEVGVAATKTFLGQLLSFYGLALMFAARRKSRTDDEILELINELRSVPDQLRGLIQKHDKLSEAIAPRFAETKDVIFLGRGINYPIALEGALKLKEISYIHAEGYPAGEMKHGPIALLDPYVPVISIAMPGVVFDKVLSNAQEAKARDAQLIGIAPEGPDTEIFDELLALPKVSEWVSPLFSIIPMQLLSYHIAAHRGLDVDQPRNLAKSVTVE, encoded by the coding sequence ATGTGCGGAATTGTTGCTGTTATTGGTTCAAGGGAAGCGGCACCTTTGCTTCTGGAGGGACTAAAACAGTTGGAATACCGTGGATACGATTCCGCTGGTCTTGCAACTGTTACATCTTCCTCAAAGGGGACGGATGGAATTCTTACCTGTCAACGAGCAGAGGGGAAGTTAGTTAATCTTACTGCTCTTGTTGAGCAAAAGGGTTCTGCAGGTCATTTAGGCATTGGCCACACAAGATGGGCTACACATGGCAAACCTGAGGAGAGGAATGCTCATCCGCATAGAGATACTTCAGGGAATATTGCAGTAGTACAAAACGGCATTATCGAAAATCATCGAACTTTGAGAAAAGATCTTGAAGCTGAAGGAGTTACATTTACTTCTGAAACGGACACTGAAGTAATTCCTCATCTTATTGCAAGGGAATTGGACCGTTTGCAAATGGAAGGCCGAATTGCAAGTGGAGCAAGCTTATTAGCTGCAGTTCAGAGGGCTTCTATGCAATTGACCGGTGCATATGCTCTTGCAGTTGTTTGGTCAAAAGCTCCTGAAGCTTTAATTGTTGCAAGAAGGCAAGCTCCTTTACTTATTGGTTTAGGGGAAGGGGAATTCCTTTGTGCAAGTGATACCCCAGCTCTTGCGGGGTTTACTCGAACAATTCTTCCAATGGAGGATGGTGAAATTGCTTTGTTAACTCCTTTAGGAATTGAGTTATACGATTCTGAGGGGAATAGAAAACAGCGAAGCCCGACTTTGTTGAGAGGTTATGAGCATGTTGCTGATAGGCGACATTTTCGTCACTTCATGTTGAAGGAAATTCACGAGCAACCTGAAATAGCCGAATTATGGGTTACAAGAAACCTTCCTGAAGGACTTTCTCCACGAAACCCTGTTGCTTTGCCCTTTGACGAGGCTTTTTATGAAGGTATAGATCGTGTTCAAATTTTAGCTTGTGGGACTAGTCGCCATGCAGCATTGGTCGGTGCTCATTTATTAGAGCAATTTTCAGGGATACCAACTTCTGTGTTTTACGCGAGTGAATTTAGATATGCTCCTCCCCCTTTAGAGCCAAATACGTTGACAATTGGGGTCACTCAGTCTGGTGAGACAGCTGATACCCTTGCAGCTCTTCTGATGGAAGCTGATAGAAGGGATGCACATGGGGATAAGGCTTTTGCTTCGCGTCAGTTAGGAGTAACAAATAGACCTGAAAGTTCATTGGCAAGGCAAGTATCGAATGTTCTTGATATTGGAGCTGGTATTGAAGTTGGCGTAGCTGCCACTAAAACATTCCTTGGTCAATTGCTTTCTTTTTATGGTCTTGCATTAATGTTTGCTGCTCGCAGAAAAAGCCGTACTGATGATGAAATATTAGAACTTATAAATGAACTGAGATCTGTTCCAGATCAATTGAGGGGGTTAATCCAAAAACATGACAAGTTATCAGAAGCTATTGCTCCTCGTTTTGCTGAGACAAAAGATGTAATTTTCTTAGGAAGAGGAATAAACTACCCTATTGCTCTTGAAGGAGCTTTGAAATTGAAGGAAATTAGCTATATCCATGCAGAGGGTTATCCAGCTGGAGAGATGAAGCATGGTCCAATCGCTTTGCTTGATCCTTATGTCCCAGTAATATCAATTGCGATGCCCGGTGTTGTCTTTGATAAGGTTCTAAGTAATGCTCAAGAAGCAAAGGCGAGAGATGCACAGTTAATTGGCATTGCACCAGAAGGTCCTGATACAGAGATTTTTGACGAGTTATTAGCTTTACCTAAGGTTAGTGAATGGGTAAGCCCATTATTTTCTATTATTCCAATGCAATTACTTAGTTACCACATTGCAGCTCATAGAGGACTTGATGTAGACCAACCGAGGAATTTGGCTAAAAGCGTTACTGTTGAATAA